Below is a genomic region from Fischerella sp. PCC 9605.
TGCCACCGCCAGCTATGCGTCTTTCATTCTCCTAGGCTAGCAAATTTACATGATGCTGCGAAACTAGCGTAAATTTCGCATTTTTAATTTTTAATTTTTAATTTTCAATTTTTTAGCTGGGTTGGGGTTGTTTAAAGGCATAGATATCTTGGATCGCTCGTACCCAACCATCAGATACAGATTCAAGAATGCGATCGCCTTTTTCCTTAGTTGCGACTGTAGGATCGCCAACAACCCCACTTTTACTCAAATCCCGCGTTGCCCAAGCAAAGCTGAGTTTCCCTTCTATGCTCAGCAAGCTACCTTGTGGTTGTTCTGGAGGATACTCAGCAACAGCTTTTTCCATCTTTACTTGTTCTGGTAGGATCGACAACATGATGCTTGTTTCAGCATCTCCAGCATGAATACCTAGTTTTTTTTCTTGAGGTGAAAGCAATTCTCCGGTAATATGTGGCACTCGCCATGTAAAAAGCGGAAACACTAAGAAATCGCTGTATTTGATGTGCAAGTCTCGTGCAGCAATTTCCATTACCTGCGGTTGTCCGCCGTGGGAGTTCATTAATATTAGTTTTCTAAACCCGGCACGATAAATACTTTCTGCCACTTCCATCAGTGTTGCCAACAGAGTTTCTGCACTTAGGGTAATCGTACCGGGAAAATGCCAATGCTCGTTAGATTTGCCATAATAAAGAGCTGGCAAGGCATAGGCAGGAACTATTGCATCAAGCTTTTCTAAAGCTTTTCCCAATACTGCTACACCAATTGCGGCATCCACAATTAGCGGTAGGTGGGGGCCATGTTGCTCAATCGCCCCTACTGGTTGAATCAATACGACATTTTCCTTGTTTGGCATTGCCTGAATGTCAGTCCAGCTGAGGTAAGGGAAAAAGCGTTTTGGGGGAATGAAACTATGCATGGGAAATAAGAAATAGGCATTAATAAACGTGGTTATCGTGATGGCTGTTAGTGGTTAGTGGATAGTGGTTAGTGGTTAATAACTAACTACTAACTACTAACAATTTTCATAATTAGGTTTACTTACGGACATTTACCTAATGTTACTGAGTTTTTCTTAACAAAAATTTTACCTATATTGGTGAAAATTATCACCAGCCAATAGTAGATATATAAAAAGGAACAATCCACATGGACAACAAAGAAAATATCCGCACCCTATCGGTTGATATTGGTGGTAGCGGTGTCAAAGCAATAGTTTTGGATATTACGGGCAATCCCTTGACTCAAAGATCGCGTCTGGAAACACCCCAACCTCCCAAACCAGAAGTTGTCATTAATGCAATTACAACGCTGGCATCTACTCAAGGTGAATTTGATCGAGTTTCGGTAGGTTTTCCTGGTGTAGTAAGGAATGGAGTCACAGAAACAGCCGTAAATTTAGATCCAGGTTGGATTGGGTTTGATTTGGCAACAGTATTGTCAAATCGCTTAAGCAAACCTGTGCGAGTAATTAACGATGCTGATATGCAGGGTTTAGGGGCGATCCAAGGTTTGGGTGTGGAATTAGTAATTACTCTGGGTACGGGATTTGGTTCAGCTTTATTTGTCGATGGTAAATTGGTGCCAAATTTAGAAATGGGACATCATCCGTTTAGAAAAGGCGAAACTTACGAAGAACAGTTGGGACGTG
It encodes:
- a CDS encoding creatininase family protein, which gives rise to MHSFIPPKRFFPYLSWTDIQAMPNKENVVLIQPVGAIEQHGPHLPLIVDAAIGVAVLGKALEKLDAIVPAYALPALYYGKSNEHWHFPGTITLSAETLLATLMEVAESIYRAGFRKLILMNSHGGQPQVMEIAARDLHIKYSDFLVFPLFTWRVPHITGELLSPQEKKLGIHAGDAETSIMLSILPEQVKMEKAVAEYPPEQPQGSLLSIEGKLSFAWATRDLSKSGVVGDPTVATKEKGDRILESVSDGWVRAIQDIYAFKQPQPS
- a CDS encoding ROK family protein encodes the protein MDNKENIRTLSVDIGGSGVKAIVLDITGNPLTQRSRLETPQPPKPEVVINAITTLASTQGEFDRVSVGFPGVVRNGVTETAVNLDPGWIGFDLATVLSNRLSKPVRVINDADMQGLGAIQGLGVELVITLGTGFGSALFVDGKLVPNLEMGHHPFRKGETYEEQLGRAALERVGDNKWNKRLLKAIATLQRLFNYDSLYIGGGEATRIKSQLPTNVKIIPNITGLLGGIALWRD